Proteins encoded in a region of the Mariprofundus ferrinatatus genome:
- a CDS encoding serine hydrolase: protein MRTKLLMIFCSGLMLLMPGIAFSSDTSAPSIRQQHDPALQQRLNRCIKQLKLTSAVQQKRLSVALVDVTDPSDPSMAQINGDEMMYAASLPKIAILLAAFERIAEGKLQLNDNTRETMTSMIRHSSNSAATAMIRKVGGNYINTVLSSPKYRLYDPRHNGGLWVGKEYAKGSAFHRDPLHQLSHGATAIQVARFYYMLETGRLVSPEYSQEMKAIMSKPGINHKFVKGLSASYPDIEMYRKSGSWGSFHADSALIEHNGRHYIAVALANDPKGGEWMTRLIREMDDIIFKHAGFASADAAAPQMVSASAHTTTNGLM, encoded by the coding sequence ATGAGAACGAAATTGCTGATGATTTTCTGCTCCGGCCTTATGCTTCTTATGCCCGGCATTGCCTTCTCATCGGATACCTCAGCCCCCTCCATTCGCCAGCAACATGATCCCGCGCTGCAGCAGCGACTGAACAGATGTATCAAGCAGCTCAAGCTCACTTCAGCCGTTCAGCAGAAGCGCCTCTCCGTTGCTCTCGTGGATGTAACCGATCCGTCAGACCCGAGCATGGCACAAATCAATGGCGATGAAATGATGTATGCAGCAAGCCTTCCGAAGATCGCCATCCTGCTGGCCGCTTTTGAGCGCATCGCAGAGGGAAAACTCCAGCTCAACGACAACACCCGTGAGACCATGACCAGCATGATCCGCCACTCCTCCAACAGTGCTGCCACGGCCATGATCAGAAAAGTTGGCGGCAATTATATCAACACGGTCCTCTCCTCCCCGAAATACAGGCTTTACGACCCTCGCCACAATGGTGGCCTCTGGGTAGGTAAAGAGTATGCCAAAGGCAGCGCCTTCCATCGCGATCCCCTGCACCAGCTGTCGCACGGAGCAACCGCCATCCAGGTTGCACGCTTCTACTACATGCTTGAGACCGGCCGCCTTGTTTCTCCTGAGTATTCTCAGGAAATGAAAGCCATCATGTCGAAACCGGGCATCAACCACAAATTTGTCAAAGGCCTCTCTGCCAGCTACCCCGACATTGAGATGTACAGAAAGTCCGGAAGCTGGGGCTCATTCCACGCCGATAGCGCCCTGATCGAACATAACGGTCGCCACTATATTGCCGTCGCTTTGGCCAACGACCCGAAAGGTGGTGAGTGGATGACCCGCCTGATCCGCGAAATGGATGATATTATTTTCAAACATGCCGGCTTCGCCTCGGCTGATGCCGCTGCACCGCAGATGGTTTCGGCCTCTGCACACACGACCACGAACGGCTTGATGTAA
- a CDS encoding Npt1/Npt2 family nucleotide transporter codes for MSKLRYRPFLRCALLFSNFFLIITALYHLKPVSRSIFLEAIGSDLLPYVWIATALTLGAIVSFYYRLVARYSRLHVVITSVLIVIALLVVFRPLLVDPDRITAFAFYIFVDILSVVLVEQFWSITNSVYSEEEGRRWYAFIGTGGLVGGVAGGLATGILIRQTSLQSTDLLLVAAAILSLLILLTMVMYRTGLYRDDHAKENGRHVEEGSWRAVLSHRYLKLIAAIVLLAQIIEPLIEYQFMTAIESAISGREERTAYLGEFFSLLGLIAISVNLLIVPVVHRWLGVMAGLAAQPLAVVVSSLFYISAPGLAAGAALKIADRGLSYSINRASKELLYASVNPLLIFQAKAWIDMFGYRLFRIIGSLLILLLTQWLPLSIASQDLSWLVLLVCMLWGLSLVMLGREHARRMLHGEKS; via the coding sequence ATGTCAAAGCTTCGCTATCGGCCGTTTTTGCGCTGCGCACTTCTTTTCAGTAATTTTTTTCTGATTATCACGGCACTCTACCACCTCAAGCCGGTCAGCCGTTCGATCTTTCTGGAGGCGATTGGCAGTGATCTGCTTCCCTACGTCTGGATCGCCACGGCCCTGACTCTCGGGGCTATTGTCTCCTTCTACTATCGGCTGGTGGCGCGTTATTCCCGCCTCCATGTGGTGATTACAAGCGTACTTATCGTTATTGCGCTGCTGGTCGTTTTTCGCCCCTTATTGGTTGATCCGGATCGGATAACTGCTTTCGCCTTCTATATTTTTGTCGACATTCTCAGCGTGGTCCTGGTGGAGCAGTTCTGGAGCATCACCAATTCGGTCTACTCTGAAGAGGAGGGGAGGCGCTGGTACGCTTTTATCGGAACCGGAGGACTGGTCGGGGGTGTTGCCGGAGGTCTGGCTACCGGTATCCTGATCAGGCAGACATCACTACAGAGCACCGATCTGCTGCTGGTAGCAGCAGCCATCCTCTCTCTGCTTATTCTGCTGACCATGGTGATGTATCGAACAGGCCTCTACCGCGATGATCATGCAAAAGAGAACGGCAGACATGTTGAAGAGGGCAGCTGGCGCGCAGTACTTTCGCATCGTTACCTGAAACTGATTGCCGCAATCGTACTTCTGGCCCAGATCATTGAACCTCTGATCGAATACCAGTTCATGACAGCCATCGAATCGGCGATATCGGGCAGGGAAGAGCGCACGGCCTATCTGGGCGAGTTTTTCAGCCTTCTCGGGCTGATTGCGATATCCGTGAATCTTCTCATTGTCCCTGTTGTGCACCGCTGGCTGGGGGTAATGGCTGGTCTGGCAGCGCAGCCGCTTGCCGTTGTGGTAAGTTCACTTTTCTATATCTCCGCGCCGGGCCTTGCTGCCGGGGCCGCACTGAAGATTGCCGACCGCGGACTCTCCTATTCAATTAATCGTGCTTCAAAAGAGCTGCTGTATGCATCCGTCAATCCGTTGCTGATTTTTCAGGCCAAGGCGTGGATCGATATGTTCGGATACCGTTTGTTCAGGATCATCGGCTCACTGTTGATCCTGCTGCTGACGCAGTGGCTGCCGCTCTCTATTGCAAGCCAGGATCTGAGCTGGCTGGTTCTGCTGGTCTGTATGCTTTGGGGTCTGTCGCTGGTGATGCTGGGCAGGGAACATGCCCGGAGAATGTTGCATGGAGAGAAGTCGTAA